A part of Candidatus Electrothrix aestuarii genomic DNA contains:
- a CDS encoding sugar phosphate nucleotidyltransferase: MLLAAGFGTRLRPYTLVRPKPLFPICNVPLLHIHLDKLLALGCERIVVNCHYLPEQIKEAVADRPEVILQYEEEVLGTGGGLRKALEHFHEGPVLVMNGDIFHDIDLSLLAQAHTASENEITMALHDYPRFNGVVVQQDKIRDFLTSKEPPQKNLTEQNLLAFTGIHLVNREVLEQIPPGCFFHIIDLYRELAEAGEIGCIRVDGSFWQDMGTPDDYLDLHRHLLSSQTPSWCIHESAIIGKDVVLKGWGVIGPGAVIGDGAKLTRSVIWEGAHVAHDAELTDAIYPADKLSTPPTPNG, from the coding sequence ATGCTTCTCGCTGCCGGATTCGGCACCCGTTTACGACCCTATACCCTTGTGCGTCCCAAACCGCTCTTTCCGATTTGCAATGTCCCCCTGCTTCACATCCACCTGGACAAATTACTTGCTCTGGGTTGTGAGCGTATCGTGGTGAACTGCCATTATCTACCGGAACAGATCAAGGAGGCTGTTGCCGATAGACCGGAGGTTATTCTTCAGTATGAAGAGGAGGTACTCGGTACGGGAGGAGGTCTGCGCAAGGCCTTAGAACATTTTCACGAAGGGCCTGTTCTGGTCATGAACGGAGATATCTTTCATGATATAGACCTCTCCCTTCTCGCACAAGCACATACTGCCAGCGAGAATGAGATCACGATGGCCTTGCACGATTATCCTCGTTTTAACGGAGTTGTTGTACAGCAGGATAAAATCCGTGACTTTTTAACGAGCAAAGAACCCCCTCAAAAAAATCTCACAGAACAGAACCTCCTGGCTTTCACTGGAATTCATCTCGTGAACCGGGAGGTTCTGGAACAAATTCCGCCAGGATGTTTTTTTCATATTATCGACTTGTACAGAGAGTTGGCCGAGGCAGGGGAAATAGGTTGTATCAGGGTAGACGGCAGCTTCTGGCAGGATATGGGGACACCGGACGATTACCTGGATCTCCACCGCCACCTGCTCTCTTCACAGACACCATCCTGGTGTATCCACGAGAGTGCAATTATCGGAAAAGATGTGGTGCTTAAAGGCTGGGGAGTTATCGGGCCTGGGGCTGTGATCGGCGACGGAGCAAAACTCACTCGCTCTGTAATTTGGGAAGGAGCTCATGTTGCACATGATGCTGAGCTTACAGACGCAATTTATCCAGCTGATAAACTCTCAACTCCACCTACGCCGAACGGATAA
- a CDS encoding DUF1844 domain-containing protein, which translates to MSDQEEKDCECPKGKVKNRDGDCVMPAVSFVSLVLSLNTTALFHLGDLPHPETGQKVVDLELARHSIDTLVMLEAKTRGNLEKDEEELLDRVLYELKMRFIKAKDERN; encoded by the coding sequence ATGAGTGACCAAGAAGAAAAAGATTGTGAATGCCCTAAGGGTAAGGTGAAGAACAGGGACGGAGACTGCGTTATGCCAGCAGTCTCTTTTGTTTCCCTGGTTTTGTCTTTGAATACCACGGCCTTGTTTCATCTAGGTGACTTGCCTCACCCGGAAACAGGACAAAAGGTTGTGGATCTTGAGTTGGCCCGCCACAGTATTGATACCTTGGTTATGCTGGAAGCGAAAACCAGGGGGAATCTGGAAAAGGATGAAGAAGAGCTGTTGGATCGGGTCCTTTATGAACTGAAGATGCGCTTTATTAAGGCCAAAGACGAGCGGAACTGA
- the serA gene encoding phosphoglycerate dehydrogenase, whose protein sequence is MKVLISDNLAPIGEKILREAGLEVDVNTGLPPEELKAIIPDYDGLVIRSATKVREDIIEAATKLKVVGRAGIGLDNVDIPAASEKGIVVMNAPDGNATTAAEHAISMMMALSRNIPQATASMKAGKWEKKSFMGREVTGKTLGIVGIGRIGSIVANRAQGLKMKVIAYDPFMPDDLVKKLGVERVDLLELAERADYISVHTPLTKDTHHILSTEFFAAMKKSAMFIDCARGGVLDEEALYAALKEGRIAGAALDVFEKEPTTLEGTPLLGLDNFICTPHLGASTAEAQENVAVAIAEQMADYLLKGSVRNAVNVPSVSDEVLAKVGPYITLGEMLGCLHMQISRGGVQEVNLEFSGDLAEQDTNPVTVAFLKGLFTPILQDAVNYVNAPIIAEERGIKVIESKTSSSADFTNLIRITVKTTEGENMLAGTVFGTKEPRLVRFNSFRLEALPAGAMLLVHNKDVPGVIGALATVIGAGGVNISNMVVGQEATASRNVILLNTNQPVSKELLAQVKELEHIDDAMALELPAYSS, encoded by the coding sequence ATGAAAGTGCTTATCAGTGATAATCTCGCGCCCATTGGTGAAAAAATTCTGAGAGAGGCCGGGTTGGAGGTTGATGTGAACACCGGGCTGCCACCGGAGGAACTTAAAGCGATTATCCCGGATTACGATGGCTTGGTCATTCGTAGCGCCACCAAGGTCCGGGAAGATATCATTGAGGCTGCGACAAAGTTAAAGGTGGTGGGGCGCGCCGGTATTGGTCTGGATAATGTGGATATCCCGGCAGCCAGTGAAAAGGGTATCGTGGTTATGAATGCCCCCGATGGAAATGCAACTACGGCAGCTGAGCACGCCATCTCTATGATGATGGCCCTTTCCAGAAATATTCCCCAGGCAACGGCTTCTATGAAGGCGGGAAAATGGGAGAAAAAGAGCTTTATGGGGCGTGAGGTCACCGGCAAGACCCTCGGTATTGTTGGTATCGGACGTATTGGTTCCATTGTAGCTAATCGGGCCCAGGGCCTGAAAATGAAGGTCATCGCCTATGACCCTTTTATGCCGGACGATCTGGTGAAAAAACTTGGGGTTGAGCGGGTTGACTTGCTGGAATTGGCTGAACGTGCCGACTATATTTCCGTCCATACGCCGCTGACCAAGGACACGCATCACATCCTTTCCACAGAGTTTTTTGCTGCGATGAAAAAGAGTGCTATGTTCATCGATTGCGCCCGTGGTGGTGTTTTGGATGAAGAGGCCCTGTATGCTGCCTTGAAGGAAGGACGCATTGCCGGAGCTGCTCTGGATGTTTTCGAGAAAGAGCCGACCACCCTGGAAGGTACCCCGCTGTTGGGATTGGATAATTTTATCTGTACACCGCATCTCGGGGCTTCTACCGCTGAAGCCCAGGAAAATGTGGCCGTAGCCATTGCCGAGCAGATGGCTGATTACCTGCTCAAGGGTTCTGTCCGTAATGCGGTCAACGTGCCTTCAGTAAGCGATGAGGTTTTGGCCAAGGTTGGCCCCTACATCACCCTTGGTGAGATGCTAGGCTGTCTCCATATGCAAATTTCTCGGGGTGGAGTGCAGGAGGTTAATCTGGAATTCAGCGGCGATCTCGCTGAGCAGGATACCAATCCTGTAACTGTCGCCTTCCTCAAAGGTTTGTTTACCCCGATTCTCCAGGATGCTGTCAATTATGTGAACGCACCGATTATTGCGGAAGAACGTGGAATCAAAGTGATTGAGTCCAAAACCAGTAGCAGTGCTGATTTCACCAACTTGATCCGGATTACCGTGAAAACCACGGAAGGCGAAAATATGCTGGCTGGAACTGTGTTCGGCACCAAAGAACCACGTCTGGTACGTTTTAACTCTTTCCGCCTTGAGGCTTTGCCTGCTGGTGCTATGCTGCTGGTGCATAATAAGGATGTACCTGGCGTGATTGGTGCCTTGGCAACTGTCATCGGTGCAGGTGGTGTGAATATCTCTAATATGGTTGTTGGTCAGGAAGCCACAGCCAGTCGCAATGTTATTTTGCTCAACACCAATCAGCCGGTAAGCAAGGAACTCCTTGCCCAGGTGAAAGAGCTGGAGCATATTGATGATGCTATGGCTTTGGAGCTGCCCGCATACTCTTCTTAA
- the gltX gene encoding glutamate--tRNA ligase, which produces MSEVRVRFPPSPTGYLHIGSARTALLNWLWAKKNNGKLILRIEDTDAERSTQESIKGILDGLQWLGLDWDEGPYFQTEFSKDHNQAAEKLLASGHAYKCFCTKEELEAKREAAKAEKKEFGYDGTCRDLTPEQVAEKEAAGLPAVLRFKVPQKEGKLAYQDEVLGCIERAYDDIEDFVIVRSNGKPLYLLCNVVDDIRDRITHIIRGQDHMSNTTRQVLLYQALDAPIPVFAHMPLTLDLQKRKISKRSHGELVSVQFYREKGVIPWALCNFLALLGWNPGTDQEIFSREELIETFTLDRISKVNSVFNHQKGDPKFFTDPKLISINEQYLRTMEINKLAELVKQDFIQQDIWNTGYEGEKKEWFLSTLDLIRDRFHTIRDFATLGRAYFADDYTVEEKPLKKNVLKHPDLKTWMPLLAERFAALEIFDKETSEAATRELATELDIKPGILINGMRTILTGQLAGPGMFDILLALGKECVVRRLSDISFLYPE; this is translated from the coding sequence ATGTCGGAAGTTCGTGTCCGTTTTCCACCCAGCCCTACTGGTTACCTTCATATCGGCAGTGCCCGCACAGCCCTGCTCAATTGGCTTTGGGCGAAAAAAAACAACGGTAAACTCATTCTGCGTATTGAAGATACCGATGCAGAGCGTTCCACCCAGGAATCTATAAAAGGCATTCTTGACGGCTTGCAATGGCTGGGTCTTGATTGGGATGAGGGCCCGTATTTCCAGACCGAGTTTTCCAAAGATCACAACCAAGCTGCTGAAAAGCTGCTTGCATCTGGCCATGCCTATAAATGCTTTTGCACCAAGGAAGAACTGGAAGCAAAACGGGAAGCTGCCAAGGCCGAGAAAAAAGAGTTCGGCTATGACGGCACCTGTCGCGACCTGACACCGGAACAAGTTGCAGAAAAAGAGGCAGCTGGCCTGCCCGCTGTTCTTCGTTTCAAGGTGCCACAGAAAGAAGGGAAACTTGCCTACCAGGACGAAGTTCTGGGTTGTATTGAGCGGGCTTATGATGACATTGAAGACTTTGTCATTGTGCGCTCCAACGGCAAGCCACTGTATCTGCTCTGTAATGTAGTGGATGACATCCGTGACCGCATTACCCATATTATTCGTGGCCAGGACCATATGAGCAACACAACCCGCCAAGTTTTACTCTACCAGGCCCTAGATGCTCCGATCCCTGTTTTTGCTCATATGCCACTCACTCTGGATCTGCAAAAACGCAAGATCTCCAAGCGCAGTCACGGCGAGTTGGTTTCTGTGCAGTTCTATCGGGAAAAGGGAGTTATTCCCTGGGCACTATGTAATTTCCTTGCTCTGCTCGGCTGGAATCCCGGCACAGACCAGGAGATCTTTTCCCGGGAAGAGCTCATTGAAACCTTTACCCTGGACCGTATCAGTAAAGTAAATTCGGTGTTCAACCACCAAAAAGGTGATCCTAAATTTTTCACCGATCCCAAGTTAATTTCCATCAACGAGCAGTACCTGCGGACTATGGAAATCAACAAACTGGCAGAGTTAGTCAAACAGGATTTTATCCAGCAGGATATCTGGAATACGGGCTATGAAGGCGAGAAGAAAGAATGGTTTTTATCCACTCTGGACCTGATTCGTGATCGTTTCCACACCATACGCGACTTTGCTACCCTGGGAAGGGCTTATTTTGCGGATGATTACACAGTAGAGGAAAAGCCACTGAAGAAAAATGTTCTCAAGCACCCAGATCTCAAGACCTGGATGCCTCTGCTGGCTGAACGTTTTGCCGCATTGGAAATATTTGACAAGGAGACCAGCGAAGCAGCTACCCGTGAGCTGGCCACAGAGTTGGATATCAAGCCGGGCATTCTAATTAACGGTATGCGAACCATTCTGACCGGACAATTAGCTGGCCCAGGGATGTTTGATATTCTGCTAGCCCTGGGCAAAGAATGTGTTGTTCGGCGCTTGAGCGACATTTCTTTTCTCTACCCAGAGTAA